A window of Conger conger chromosome 13, fConCon1.1, whole genome shotgun sequence contains these coding sequences:
- the mecom gene encoding histone-lysine N-methyltransferase MECOM, with protein sequence MRSKGRARKLATSEQNEFPSFPTADLEDVGELEGDPGPLAPPSEELTSPALSSDTGSPLHPSPFQAPAYTPEDMPVPPDFELRESGAGSSGLGVWALRRVERGERLGAQPRDWTHNWEVLDELGHVKFCSSASQPDIRSWLKHVQFAPLAHQHNLAACQREDQISYRVTRDIAPGEELLLYMKSEERSCEAMAPEIHEERQYRCEECEQHFESRPELLEHQKQPCGSPHSALSLGDQSLPNPATSDLQDLRDPVHDLRDLQDLRDPAHDLRDLHDLRDPAHDLQDLQDLRDPQKLRDLQDLRDLHELRDPHDLRTHHLPHGLLECKECDQVFSDAQSLEVHTLTHSEEREYKCDQCPKAFNWKSNLIRHQMSHDSGKHYECENCSKVFTDPSNLQRHIRSQHVGARAHACPDCGKTFATSSGLKQHKHIHSSVKPFICEVCHKSYTQFSNLCRHKRMHADCRTQIKCKDCGQMFSTTSSLNKHRRFCEGKNHFATGGLFAQGISLPGTPVLDKSTLGMVGHAGAGLADYFGANRHHGGLTFPSAPTFPFTFPGLFPSGLYHRPPLIPTTSPVRGPPGTEHSKSPLLTPLQGTQGARNLLKTLCRDMVPDEPLSGDAQSQSSAKQRRAGKLSDQSESSDLDDVSTPSGSDLETTSGSELESEPDSDRERTAEADREAERGRARENGKPRKRKTGSPQSPPSAPPALDERTAVSGAVNDSIKAIASIAEKYFGSSGLASLQDRKVGALPYPSMFPLPFFPAFSPPVYPLPERDLRPPLLKVEPQSPPCDAKKSRSRSSESPFDLTTKRKEERAPPPAPSKAGTPLSANQDQPLDLSMGARNRGGPTKREESRKNHVFGEEKAEAVTPKADSSLQHARPTPFFMDPIYRVEKRKMNDPFEALKDKYMRPAPGFLFHPQMSAIENMAERLGTFSSLRPEAGDLIRSVPSMFDFRAPPNTLPETLLRKGKERYTCRYCGKIFPRSANLTRHLRTHTGEQPYRCKYCDRSFSISSNLQRHIRNIHNKEKPFKCDLCDRCFGQQTNLDRHLKKHENGNLSGTALSSPRSELDSSSAILDDKEDSYFNEIRNFIGSTGQNQPSPEPSEEGINGGQLEEEKALMPSQSQELEEEEGEELGGEEEEAEHRDTLGKHGDEPLPANLDNDIIHDDIHFEGPDDLELNCKTSPRRYEDEDDQNSFSALDHIRRFSDMHKMEESEFSDGDSTAFGPAHLPDSIKQPLYRKSKSQAYAMMLSLSEKDTLHPASHAPADMWHSLARAAESSAIQSLSHV encoded by the exons gtcctGGATGAGTTGGGCCATGTGAAGTTCTGCTCGAGTGCCAGCCAGCCTGATATCAGGAGCTGGCTGAAGCACGTCCAGTTCGCCCCGCTCGCCCACCAACACAACCTCGCTGCGTGCCAGAGAGAGGACCAG ATATCATACAGAGTGACGCGGGATATTGCCCCTGGAGAGGAGCTCTTACTTTACATGAAGTCAGAGGAGCGTTCATGTGAAGCCATGGCTCCTGAAATTCACG AGGAGAGACAGTACCGCTGTGAGGAGTGTGAGCAGCACTTTGAGTCTCGCCCAGAGCTGCTGGAGCACCAGAAGCAGCCCTGCGGGTCTCCccactctgccctctccctgggGGACCAGAGCCTGCCCAACCCGGCCACCAGCGACCTGCAGGACCTGAGGGACCCTGTCCATGACCTGAGGGACCTCCAAGACTTGAGGGACCCTGCCCATGACCTGCGGGACCTGCACGACCTGAGGGACCCTGCCCACGACCTGCAGGACCTCCAAGATCTGAGGGACCCTCAAAAACTGCGGGACCTCCAAGACCTGCGGGACCTCCACGAACTGAGGGATCCCCATGACCTGCGCACCCACCACCTCCCTCACGGCCTCCTGGAGTGTAAGGAGTGTGATCAGGTGTTCTCTGACGCTCAGAG TCTGGAggtacacactctgacacactcagagGAGCGTGAGTACAAATGTGACCAGTGCCCCAAAGCCTTCAACTGGAAATCCAATTTGATTCGCCATCAGATGTCACATGACAGTGGCAAGCACTACGAATGTGAAAACTGCTCAAAG GTGTTCACAGACCCCAGTAACCTGCAGAGACACATCCGGTCGCAGCACGTGGGCGCGCGGGCGCACGCCTGCCCCGACTGTGGCAAGACCTTCGCCACCTCCTCAGGGCTCAAACAGCACAAGCATATCCACAGCAGCGTCAAGCCCTTCATAT gcGAGGTGTGCCACAAGTCGTACACGCAGTTCTCCAACCTGTGCCGGCACAAGCGCATGCACGCCGACTGCCGCACGCAGATCAAGTGCAAGGACTGCGGCCAGATGTTCAGCACCACCTCGTCCCTCAACAAGCACCGCCGCTTCTGCGAGGGGAAGAACCATTTCGCCACGGGGGGGCTATTCGCCCAGGGCATCTCGCTTCCGGGCACCCCCGTGCTGGACAAGTCCACCCTGGGCATGGTCGGGCACGCCGGCGCCGGGCTGGCGGACTACTTCGGGGCGAACCGACACCATGGCGGTCTGACCTTCCCCTCCGCTCCAACCTTCCCCTTCACCTTCCCGGGCCTGTTCCCCTCCGGACTGTACCACCGCCCCCCCCTCatccccaccacctcccccgtGAGGGGCCCCCCAGGTACCGAGCACAGCAAGAGCCCGCTCCTCACCCCCCTGCAGGGCACGCAGGGCGCCCGCAACCTCCTGAAGACGCTCTGCAGGGACATGGTCCCGGACGAGCCCCTCAGCGGCGACGCCCAGTCGCAGAGCTCGGCCAAACAGAGGCGCGCGGGCAAGCTGAGCGACCAATCGGAGAGCAGCGACCTGGACGACGTCAGCACGCCCAGCGGCAGCGACCTGGAGACCACGTCGGGCTCGGAGCTAGAGAGCGAGCCGGACAGCGACCGCGAGAGGACCGCAGAGGCCGACCGGGAGGCGGAGCGCGGGAGGGCGCGGGAGAACGGCAAGCCGCGGAAGAGGAAGACGGGGAGCCCTCAGAGCCCGCCCTCCGCCCCGCCCGCGCTGGACGAGCGCACCGCCGTGTCCGGCGCCGTCAACGACTCCATCAAGGCCATCGCCTCCATCGCAGAGAAGTACTTCGGCTCCTCGGGGCTGGCCAGCCTGCAGGACAGGAAGGTGGGCGCTCTCCCGTACCCCTCCATGTTCCCCCTGCCCTTCTTCCCGGCCTTCTCCCCGCCCGTCTACCCCCTCCCCGAAAGAGACCTGCGGCCCCCGCTCCTGAAGGTGGAGCCGCAGTCGCCCCCCTGCGACGCCAAGAAGAGCCGGAGCAGGAGCTCCGAGTCGCCCTTCGACCTCACCACCAAGCGCAAGGAGGAGAGGGCGCCTCCGCCCGCCCCGTCGAAGGCGGGGACCCcgctctcagccaatcaggatcAGCCGCTGGACCTGAGCATGGGCGCTAGGAACCGGGGCGGGCCTACCAAGAGGGAGGAGTCCAGGAAGAACCACGTGTTTGGGGAGGAGAAGGCGGAGGCGGTCACGCCGAAAGCGGACTCCTCGCTACAGCACGCCCGACCCACACCCTTCTTCATGGACCCCATTTACAG GGTtgagaagaggaagatgaatgATCCGTTTGAGGCgctgaaagacaaatacatgCGGCCAGCACCCGGATTCCTCTTCCACCCACAG ATGTCAGCCATCGAGAACATGGCCGAGCGTCTGGGGACCTTCAGCTCGCTGAGGCCCGAGGCCGGTGACCTCATCCGCTCCGTCCCCAGCATGTTCGACTTCAGGGCCCCCCCAAACACGCTGCCCGAGACGCTGCTCCGCAAGGGCAAGGAGCGCTACACCTGCAG GTACTGCGGGAAAATATTCCCAAGGTCTGCAAATCTTACTCGGCACCTGAGAACCCACACTGGAGAACAACCATACAG ATGTAAATACTGCGACCGCTCCTTCAGCATCTCCTCCAACCTGCAGCGTCACATCCGCAACATCCACAACAAGGAGAAGCCTTTCAAGTGCGACCTGTGTGACCGCTGCTTCGGTCAGCAGACCAACCTCGACCGTCACCTGAAGAAGCATGAGAACGGAAACCTCTCAG GCACTGCCCTGTCCTCTCCCCGCTCAGAGCTGGACAGCAGCAGCGCCATCCTGGATGACAAAGAGGACTCCTACTTCAACGAGATCCGAAACTTCATCGGCAGCACCGGCCAGAACCAGCCCTCACCTGAGCCCTCTGAGGAAGG GATAAATGGTGGTCAgttggaggaggagaaggctcTCATGCCCAGCCAGTCAcaggagctggaggaagaggaaggggaggagctgggtggggaggaagaggaagctgAGCACAGAGACACTTTGGGAAAGCATGGAGACGAGCCGCTCCCTGCAAACCTGGACAATGACATCATTCATGATGACATCCATTTTGAAGGACCAGACGACTTGGAGCTAAATTGCAAGACTTCCCCTAGAAG ATATGAAGATGAGGACGATCAGAACAGCTTCTCTGCTCTGGACCACATCCGCCGCTTCTCCGACATGCACAAGATGGAGGAAAGCGAGTTCAGCGATGGAGACAGCACCGCCTTCGGCCCGGCGCATCTGCCCGACTCGATAAAGCAGCCGCTCTACAGGAAGTCCAAGTCCCAG gcCTACGCCATGATGCTGTCCCTGTCGGAGAAGGACACGCTGCACCCAGCCTCCCACGCTCCCGCGGACATGTGGCACAGTCTGGCCCGGGCAGCCGAGTCCAGCGCCATCCAGTCCCTCAGCCACGTAtaa